One stretch of Natronobacterium gregoryi SP2 DNA includes these proteins:
- a CDS encoding protein phosphatase 2C domain-containing protein, whose product MEHASTVDIGERKRRSGGINEDSIATAVLENHHRSACRPLGIFVLGDGVGGETSGDVASFLATTVVRKRLTETLLGSGTDLLERFDLDVYGGEPPTADENPASALSPRRIRAAIQDAVDDAHQHVQEYARRIDGQPATTLVVAVSVDGRLHYGWVGDSRLYLVNERHERIQQLTTDHAVTNDLLEQGEIEDEVGARVHESATAITNAVGGSPHGKPTVDVEFGSTDIYREDIVLLTSDGLIDAYPDIAPLRAEYERVDDTEAVREEILEALVTDDEIRDIVLEADGLREGVADLIAFANDRGGKDNLSVTLARDPTADPSPEDISKRSEAIESDGLIDQETVIETPGSDDGYESTDRNASAKSLESAADVVSATDTDLTTASIKIAGTETIYEIVDGVTIGRDNEEADGAGPNICLVVEDDAVERHHTRIERDDDGNWWLRNTSDAGTFVEDDGEWVHLQSGADDGTTSDSQFVRGGPEAYRLQDGTTFTLEDPRETDPIAFKFFSSVGLARDRIDESESDDAGLLDRFRS is encoded by the coding sequence ATGGAACACGCTAGTACAGTCGACATCGGCGAGCGGAAGCGACGGAGTGGCGGCATCAACGAGGACAGTATCGCGACGGCGGTGCTCGAGAACCACCATCGGTCGGCGTGTCGACCGCTTGGCATCTTCGTCCTCGGTGACGGCGTCGGTGGTGAAACGAGCGGCGACGTCGCCTCGTTTCTGGCGACGACTGTGGTCCGGAAACGGTTGACGGAGACACTGCTTGGCTCCGGAACGGACCTCCTCGAGCGGTTCGATCTCGACGTCTACGGCGGAGAGCCGCCGACTGCTGACGAGAATCCCGCGTCGGCGCTGTCCCCCCGTCGTATCCGGGCAGCCATCCAGGACGCGGTCGACGACGCTCACCAGCACGTTCAGGAGTACGCCCGACGGATCGACGGACAGCCAGCGACGACGCTCGTCGTGGCCGTCTCCGTCGACGGACGACTCCACTACGGCTGGGTCGGGGACAGCCGACTCTACCTTGTCAACGAGCGCCACGAACGCATCCAGCAACTGACGACTGATCACGCGGTCACGAACGACCTGCTCGAGCAAGGCGAGATCGAAGACGAAGTCGGTGCACGCGTCCACGAGAGCGCCACGGCGATCACGAACGCCGTCGGCGGCTCTCCACACGGTAAGCCGACCGTCGACGTCGAGTTCGGCTCGACCGACATCTACCGGGAAGACATCGTGTTGCTGACCAGCGACGGGTTGATCGACGCCTATCCAGACATCGCGCCGCTCCGTGCCGAGTACGAACGCGTCGACGACACCGAAGCGGTCCGTGAAGAGATACTCGAGGCGCTGGTCACGGACGACGAGATCAGAGACATCGTCCTCGAGGCCGACGGCCTGCGGGAGGGCGTCGCGGATCTGATCGCGTTCGCCAACGACCGCGGCGGCAAAGACAACCTTTCGGTCACGCTCGCTCGAGATCCGACGGCCGACCCCTCACCCGAGGATATTTCCAAGCGGAGCGAAGCGATCGAATCCGACGGACTGATCGACCAGGAGACGGTGATCGAGACGCCAGGCTCCGACGACGGATACGAGAGCACTGACCGGAACGCCTCGGCGAAGAGTCTCGAGTCGGCCGCCGACGTCGTCTCGGCGACCGACACCGATCTGACCACCGCGTCGATCAAGATCGCGGGGACGGAGACGATCTACGAGATCGTCGACGGCGTCACGATCGGCCGGGACAACGAGGAAGCCGACGGCGCTGGCCCGAACATCTGTCTCGTCGTCGAGGACGACGCCGTCGAACGCCACCACACCCGGATCGAACGCGACGACGACGGCAACTGGTGGCTCCGCAACACGAGCGACGCAGGGACGTTCGTCGAAGACGACGGCGAGTGGGTCCACCTCCAGTCTGGGGCTGACGACGGAACGACATCTGACTCCCAGTTCGTTCGCGGAGGGCCGGAAGCGTACCGTCTTCAGGACGGCACGACGTTCACGCTCGAGGACCCCCGCGAGACGGATCCGATCGCGTTTAAATTCTTCAGTTCCGTCGGGTTGGCCCGGGATCGAATCGACGAGAGCGAGTCGGACGATGCGGGCCTGCTCGACCGGTTCCGATCGTAG